From one Salmo salar chromosome ssa09, Ssal_v3.1, whole genome shotgun sequence genomic stretch:
- the LOC106611383 gene encoding thrombomodulin, which yields MFIAIMARRTNHVVGLITIIIITMLMLTVGGESIDSTTCVCKGNICNAVTLGAVDFQTSGKNCQKMEGELLTVRSAASNEMIGDLLVGVTGDFWIGLRLPDDRCSNIESKLRGYQWTTGFQITEFSNWKDNVHVCAPRCVSVTTDRMWTERLCQEKVDGFLCQNVHKSTCQTPHMEAQEFINDGCAEAPCEHMCTEVPGGYKCTCYESYIPSSENPNLCKMHCPLAKCPVICDRNSDGTQCDCPSGFIKSDDYCHDIDECENRYCDGLCVNTFGSFVCSCRAGFSLQNLVKCVKTDGNESVPQTTAVHTDFLAPGFNLTSNVSSATAGGFIWVWIFIAVAVIVLILVVRYCVIKRHEQNVDSQQGRNDEAL from the coding sequence ATGTTCATTGCGATCATGGCAAGGAGAACGAATCATGTTGTTGGTTTGATAACCATAATTATTATAACCATGTTAATGCTAACGGTAGGAGGGGAAAGCATTGACTCGACTACCTGCGTGTGCAAGGGGAACATTTGCAACGCTGTAACCCTGGGTGCTGTCGATTTCCAGACATCGGGAAAAAATTGCCAAAAGATGGAAGGAGAGTTATTGACCGTTCGATCTGCAGCATCAAACGAAATGATTGGAGATTTGCTTGTAGGCGTAACGGGAGACTTCTGGATTGGATTGCGCCTACCAGATGACCGATGTAGCAACATCGAATCGAAATTGAGAGGATACCAGTGGACAACTGGATTTCAAATCACAGAATTCAGCAACTGGAAAGACAACGTACATGTCTGCGCTCCACGGTGTGTGTCCGTTACTACCGATCGAATGTGGACAGAACGACTTTGCCAGGAAAAAGTCGATGGATTTTTGTGTCAGAATGTTCATAAAAGCACGTGCCAAACACCGCATATGGAGGCTCAAGAGTTTATTAATGATGGATGCGCTGAGGCTCCTTGCGAACATATGTGCACAGAGGTACCTGGGGGCTACAAATGCACGTGTTATGAAAGCTATATTCCAAGTAGCGAAAACCCCAACTTGTGTAAAATGCACTGTCCTTTGGCCAAATGTCCAGTAATATGCGACAGAAACAGCGATGGGACACAATGTGATTGTCCTAGTGGCTTCATAAAGAGTGATGATTATTGCCATGACATTGACGAATGCGAGAATCGATATTGTGATGGACTTTGTGTTAACACGTTTGGAAGTTTTGTTTGTTCATGCAGAGCAGGATTTTCCCTTCAAAATCTCGTTAAATGTGTCAAAACAGACGGAAATGAAAGTGTACCCCAAACAACGGCTGTCCACACTGACTTTTTAGCGCCAGGTTTTAACTTGACAAGTAATGTGTCATCAGCAACAGCGGGGGGATTTATTTGGGTATGGATTTTCATTGCAGTTGCGGTCATAGTGCTGATACTTGTTGTTCGGTATTGTGTTATTAAGCGTCATGAGCAGAATGTTGATAGCCAACAGGGACGTAATGATGAGGCGTTATAG
- the LOC106611382 gene encoding LOW QUALITY PROTEIN: complement component C1q receptor-like (The sequence of the model RefSeq protein was modified relative to this genomic sequence to represent the inferred CDS: inserted 1 base in 1 codon), whose protein sequence is MIAVGLLDYVGMMLLLLLLQLSMWGATGADTGGEATVCRSNACFSFHMEGVSFEDARLKCHGDGGYLVTTKDKSKTAELQSTLSQIDESHRYLDFKFWIGLKLRKGDCIIRDMNLNGFKWVSGGEYSQYSNWEKEPRSTCTEERCVLVHYSSWSRNELKWTDGSCKDKAFYSCKFYFKGMCKPLLLAGGEQVNYMLPFSANPLNGDNNMTAFPFGTYAEIKCNDNDHVSICKLTDGVYGWTIPGPFCGSDKQNCGYKNGGCDHLCFDSDAGGVRCGCKDGYVLGQDRASCGPKEYCHSSPCQYQCVTGPTGFSCLCPNGFQLDRDQFGCIDVDECHINACDGHPCVNTQGSYTCRCKGGYTMVDGKCHDIDECTESRCPQICLNSEGSFSCHCIEGFTVSEDGHTCIDIDECFSNQCEDKCTNTIGSFRCSCHQNFRLHPNGITCIRDVTVVSTAETSSDHRDTDQHDETMDTITTSPVELXTRDSVHPRTTSRYY, encoded by the exons atgatTGCTGTTGGTTTATTGGATTATGTGGGAATGATGCTGTTGTTACTTTTACTGCAACTCTCTATGTGGGGAGCAACTGGAGCAGACACCGGTGGAGAAGCAACTGTGTGTAGATCCAATGCCTGTTTCTCTTTTCACATGGAGGGAGTCAGCTTTGAAGACGCTCGATTGAAATGCCATGGTGACGGAGGTTACTTGGTAACAACTAAAGACAAAAGCAAAACAGCAGAACTTCAGTCAACCCTTTCACAGATCGACGAAAGCCATCGCTATTTGGACTTCAAATTTTGGATCGGACTGAAATTGCGTAAAGGCGACTGCATTATAAGGGACATGAATCTCAACGGTTTTAAGTGGGTATCTGGAGGGGAATATTCCCAATATTCGAACTGGGAGAAGGAACCTCGCAGCACTTGCACAGAGGAGCGTTGCGTGTTGGTACATTATTCTTCATGGAGTCGCAATGAATTGAAATGGACGGATGGATCTTGCAAAGACAAGGCTTTTTACTCATGCAAATTCTATTTCAAGGGAATGTGTAAACCTTTGTTGTTGGCAGGAGGAGAGCAAGTGAATTACATGCTCCCATTCTCAGCAAATCCATTAAATGGGGATAATAACATGACTGCATTCCCATTTGGAACATATGCTGAGATAAAATGCAATGACAATGATCACGTTTCTATTTGTAAATTAACGGATGGTGTTTATGGTTGGACTATCCCTGGTCCGTTTTGCGGCTCAGATAAACAGAACTGTGGCTATAAAAACGGTGGATGTGATCATTTGTGCTTTGATAGTGACGCTGGTGGTGTCCGTTGTGGATGCAAGGACGGTTATGTGTTAGGACAGGACAGAGCATCATGTGGCCCAAAGGAATATTGTCACAGTTCTCCATGCCAGTACCAATGTGTAACAGGACCAACGGGCTTCTCGTGCCTATGCCCAAACGGCTTCCAATTGGATAGAGACCAATTTGGTTGTATTGATGTTGATGAATGCCACATTAATGCCTGTGATGGTCATCCTTGCGTCAATACCCAAGGTAGTTACACATGTAGGTGCAAGGGAGGCTACACCATGGTTGATGGCAAATGCCACGATATCGACGAGTGCACGGAATCTAGATGTCCGCAAATATGTCTTAACTCTGAAGGATCCTTCTCCTGCCATTGCATCGAGGGGTTCACTGTGTCTGAGGACGGTCATACTTGTATAGACATAGACGAATGCTTCAGTAATCAATGCGAGGACAAGTGCACTAATACCATTGGTAGTTTCAGGTGTTCTTGCCATCAGAACTTCCGGTTACACCCTAATGGAATCACCTGCATTCGAGATGTGACTGTTGTCTCCACTGCGGAGACGTCAAGTGACCATAGAGACACTGACCAACACGACGAGACCATGGACACTATAACCACATCGCCGGTTGAAT AAACAAGAGACTCAGTTCACCCACGGACCACCTCAAGATACTATTAG